In one window of Gloeocapsopsis sp. IPPAS B-1203 DNA:
- the cpdA gene encoding 3',5'-cyclic-AMP phosphodiesterase, with product MNQSPLSIAQISDIHLFKDEKQDLLGLNTTQSFQTVIERLLYLRDRLDLLLLTGDLSQDGTPESYQRLQHLLLPLAMPTYWIPGNHDYFPTMQQILNHASIFAEKEFIQGGWNFVLINSAVPGHAHGQLSQTTLAWLDWRLASITQPALVALHHPPFLVNSQWLDTSTLENSEEFFAVLDRHPQVKLVLFGHIHQEFHCQRNGVHYLGSPSTSVQFEPNSPHFSIKQENPGFRLIKLYPDGSWLTQIERVAYSEYVLDLAATGY from the coding sequence ATGAACCAATCTCCTTTATCGATTGCTCAAATTTCAGATATTCATCTATTTAAGGATGAGAAGCAAGACCTATTGGGGCTAAACACAACACAATCGTTTCAAACAGTTATCGAAAGGTTACTGTATTTGCGCGATCGCTTAGACTTGTTGTTGCTTACAGGAGACTTATCACAAGATGGGACACCGGAATCGTATCAGCGTTTGCAACACTTGTTGCTGCCACTAGCGATGCCTACCTACTGGATTCCAGGGAATCATGACTATTTCCCGACAATGCAACAGATTTTGAATCATGCCTCTATTTTTGCAGAGAAAGAATTTATTCAAGGCGGCTGGAACTTTGTTCTCATCAATTCTGCTGTACCTGGGCATGCTCATGGTCAACTTTCACAAACAACACTAGCTTGGTTAGACTGGCGACTTGCAAGCATTACTCAACCTGCTTTAGTTGCACTGCACCATCCGCCTTTTCTCGTCAATTCTCAGTGGCTAGATACTAGTACACTAGAAAACTCAGAGGAGTTTTTTGCAGTTTTAGATCGCCATCCACAAGTCAAGTTAGTCTTGTTTGGTCACATTCACCAAGAATTTCATTGCCAGAGAAATGGCGTGCATTATCTAGGGAGTCCCTCAACCTCAGTTCAATTTGAGCCAAATAGTCCGCACTTTTCCATAAAACAAGAAAATCCAGGATTTCGACTAATTAAGCTGTATCCTGATGGTAGTTGGCTAACTCAAATTGAGCGCGTAGCTTATAGTGAATATGTTTTAGATTTAGCAGCAACTGGGTATTAG
- a CDS encoding chromophore lyase CpcT/CpeT: MTHSTDIATLARWMAADFSNQEQAFENPPFFAHIRVCMRPLPLETLSGVSFYVEQAYDYMLNNPYRVRVLKLVNAGERIMIENYLVKDEQQFYGASREPQRLQAIASEHLEKLLGCNMLVEWTGNSFKGSVEPGKGCIVVRKDKKTYLDSEFEIDQERFISLDRGRDPDTDEHVWGSVAGPFYFVRWNNFADEVKV, translated from the coding sequence ATGACTCATTCTACAGATATCGCTACTTTAGCGCGGTGGATGGCAGCAGATTTCAGCAATCAAGAACAAGCTTTTGAAAATCCTCCTTTTTTTGCACACATTCGCGTTTGTATGCGTCCTCTCCCTCTAGAAACCCTCTCCGGAGTAAGCTTTTATGTGGAACAAGCATACGATTATATGCTGAATAATCCTTATCGGGTGCGAGTACTGAAGTTGGTCAACGCAGGCGAGCGCATTATGATTGAGAATTATCTCGTTAAAGACGAACAACAATTTTACGGTGCATCTCGCGAACCCCAACGCCTGCAGGCGATCGCATCAGAGCATTTAGAAAAATTACTAGGCTGTAATATGCTTGTCGAATGGACAGGAAACAGCTTTAAAGGCAGTGTTGAGCCAGGAAAGGGGTGTATTGTAGTACGTAAAGATAAGAAAACTTATCTAGATAGCGAATTTGAAATTGATCAAGAACGGTTTATCAGCCTCGATCGAGGGCGAGATCCTGACACTGATGAGCACGTTTGGGGTTCTGTTGCTGGACCATTTTACTTTGTTCGTTGGAACAACTTTGCTGATGAAGTCAAAGTGTAA